One stretch of Cohnella algarum DNA includes these proteins:
- the atzF gene encoding allophanate hydrolase, protein MESSIPRRLTAAWLKAMYRDGKLSPETVVRELVRRSREDGGNPVWITPPSLELAQPYLDRLGTLDKTKAPLWGIPFAIKDNIDWAGVPTTAACPAFAYTPEEHAAVVERLIEAGAIPLGKTNLDQFATGLVGTRSPYGETKNAFKEELISGGSSSGSAVAVALGHAAFSLGTDTAGSGRVPAALHGLVGYKPSIGAWPTKGVVPACASLDCVTVFAHTLDDALTVDAVVRGVRADDPWSRDIPAPRPQLPSKVILPKEKPVFFGPYAEAYEQAWQRAEQRLGRLGIAIERMDTGLFEEAAKVLYDGPWVAERWAALGDFVESRPSEVFPVTERILRSGSAGSRDAADVFKAVHRLQTLKLEAKKMLNGAVLAMPTAGGTYTRDQVREKPIETNSDMGKYTNHCNLLDLCAVAVPAGEAAPDVPFGITLFGLADQEGFVCGAAKRFVAGSAMQPPEGTTLVAVCGLHMRGYPLESQMIASGASFAEEAKTAPKYRLVKLPTDPAKPGLVKLSSGGVSVRLELWEMPLAGFGEFAASIPAPLGIGKIELEDGRAVPGFLCEAYAAEDAEDISALGGWHAWTNS, encoded by the coding sequence ATGGAGAGTTCGATCCCGCGCCGCTTGACGGCGGCGTGGCTGAAAGCGATGTACAGGGACGGGAAGCTCTCGCCGGAAACCGTCGTGCGCGAGCTGGTCCGCCGCTCGCGGGAGGACGGCGGCAATCCGGTCTGGATCACGCCGCCCTCGCTGGAGCTGGCGCAGCCTTATCTGGACCGGCTCGGTACGCTCGACAAGACGAAGGCTCCGCTGTGGGGCATTCCGTTCGCGATCAAGGACAACATCGACTGGGCGGGCGTCCCGACGACGGCGGCTTGCCCGGCGTTCGCGTATACGCCCGAGGAGCATGCCGCCGTCGTGGAGCGGTTGATCGAAGCGGGCGCGATTCCGCTCGGCAAAACGAATCTGGACCAGTTCGCGACGGGACTCGTCGGAACGAGAAGCCCTTACGGCGAGACGAAGAACGCCTTTAAGGAGGAACTGATCAGCGGCGGCTCGAGCAGCGGCTCCGCCGTCGCCGTCGCGCTGGGCCACGCGGCTTTCTCGCTCGGCACGGATACGGCCGGCTCGGGTCGGGTGCCGGCCGCCCTGCACGGCCTTGTCGGCTACAAGCCGAGCATCGGCGCCTGGCCGACGAAGGGCGTCGTTCCGGCGTGCGCGAGCCTCGACTGCGTGACCGTGTTCGCGCACACGCTGGACGACGCGCTGACGGTCGATGCCGTCGTCCGCGGCGTTCGCGCGGACGATCCGTGGTCGCGCGACATTCCGGCGCCGCGGCCGCAGCTTCCTTCAAAGGTGATTCTGCCGAAGGAGAAGCCGGTTTTCTTCGGCCCTTACGCCGAAGCGTACGAACAGGCCTGGCAGCGGGCCGAGCAGCGGCTGGGACGCCTGGGGATCGCGATCGAACGGATGGATACCGGTCTGTTCGAAGAAGCCGCGAAAGTGCTATACGACGGCCCGTGGGTTGCCGAAAGGTGGGCGGCATTGGGCGATTTCGTCGAATCGCGCCCGTCGGAGGTGTTTCCCGTGACCGAGCGCATTTTGCGTTCGGGATCGGCCGGCTCGCGGGACGCCGCCGACGTGTTCAAGGCGGTTCACAGGCTGCAAACGCTCAAGCTCGAGGCCAAAAAAATGCTGAACGGGGCGGTTCTCGCCATGCCGACGGCCGGCGGCACGTATACGCGCGACCAGGTGCGGGAGAAACCGATCGAAACGAACAGCGACATGGGCAAATATACGAACCACTGCAATTTGCTCGATTTGTGCGCGGTCGCCGTTCCCGCCGGGGAGGCGGCGCCGGACGTGCCGTTCGGCATAACGCTGTTCGGCTTGGCCGACCAGGAGGGGTTCGTCTGCGGCGCGGCAAAGCGGTTCGTCGCGGGCAGCGCGATGCAGCCGCCCGAAGGGACGACGCTCGTCGCCGTTTGCGGGCTGCATATGCGCGGCTACCCGCTGGAAAGCCAGATGATCGCCAGCGGCGCCTCCTTCGCGGAAGAAGCAAAAACCGCGCCTAAATACCGGCTGGTCAAGCTCCCGACCGATCCCGCCAAGCCCGGCCTGGTCAAGCTGTCGTCGGGAGGCGTTTCCGTTCGGCTGGAGCTGTGGGAAATGCCGCTCGCCGGCTTCGGGGAGTTCGCCGCTTCGATTCCGGCGCCGCTCGGCATCGGCAAAATCGAGCTGGAGGACGGGCGCGCCGTCCCCGGCTTTCTCTGCGAGGCCTATGCCGCCGAAGACGCCGAAGATATCAGCGCGCTGGGCGGCTGGCACGCATGGACAAATTCGTGA
- a CDS encoding sensor histidine kinase encodes MRFKRNSLFVKMMLMFFALILPLYGLSVSLTYNSSGQMRGAIERSNESVLLFHYANLQFEFARMNGLLLEYSVDGELADFSTMAPVLSNYEIDRRLNNILQKLRQMQASSPYIADVRYYLPALGKVVSVKEGVSDSPSGEWRELAATGASLRGTVAETGAGYFLAGSAPYSLDASADPNFLLVIRLSAEELTKQLQSIQKEGEGGAYLLFGNADRAVVSDEALRGQFDGFRFAVDEGAAAGMVVRDETANGYFYSIADPVYDFRLVSYRDKETLLEPIRRYSFWMLLLTAVSCALIVVFTYGIYRLIHRPLLKLIRGFRAMERGDMMTRIEHGRGDEFGYLYGQFNQMQHRLHELIEDNYVQRIRTQDAELKHLQSQIAPHFLYNSLFTIKQMAELENTEDIKVFSDYLGAYFRFMTRDFNKEVPIGDETEHALVYLRIQEIRFSNRIAIEAEPLPDEFRSIRVPRIILQPILENAFKHGLANKTSGGLLRLAAGSVGRTLALTVEDNGNGLGDERLRQLQERLAGISASGLDGETTGLFNVHHRLRIRFGPEYGLELSRSPLGGLRCDIRLPVRP; translated from the coding sequence ATGCGATTCAAACGGAATTCGCTGTTCGTCAAAATGATGCTGATGTTTTTCGCGCTTATCCTTCCGTTGTACGGGTTAAGCGTGTCGTTAACGTACAACAGTTCCGGACAGATGCGTGGGGCGATCGAGCGCTCCAACGAGTCTGTCCTTCTTTTCCATTACGCCAATCTGCAATTCGAATTCGCGAGAATGAACGGCTTGCTGCTCGAATATTCGGTCGACGGAGAGCTGGCCGATTTCAGCACGATGGCTCCCGTTCTGTCCAACTACGAGATCGACCGCAGGCTGAACAATATTTTGCAAAAGCTGCGGCAAATGCAGGCGAGCAGTCCGTACATCGCGGACGTCCGCTACTATTTGCCCGCGCTAGGGAAGGTCGTGTCCGTCAAGGAAGGCGTTTCCGACAGCCCTTCGGGCGAATGGCGGGAGCTGGCCGCGACCGGGGCGAGCCTGCGGGGAACCGTAGCCGAAACCGGGGCCGGGTATTTTTTGGCGGGATCGGCTCCGTACTCGCTGGACGCTTCCGCCGATCCGAATTTCCTGCTCGTCATCCGGCTCTCTGCCGAAGAACTGACGAAGCAGCTGCAGAGCATTCAAAAAGAAGGAGAAGGCGGAGCGTACTTGCTGTTCGGCAATGCCGACCGGGCCGTCGTTTCGGACGAAGCGCTCCGCGGACAATTCGACGGCTTCCGGTTTGCCGTAGACGAAGGCGCCGCCGCCGGAATGGTCGTCCGCGATGAAACGGCGAACGGGTATTTTTATTCGATCGCCGATCCCGTATACGATTTTCGCCTCGTCAGCTACCGGGACAAGGAAACGCTGCTCGAGCCGATCCGGCGCTATTCGTTCTGGATGCTGCTGCTGACCGCCGTCTCCTGCGCGCTGATCGTCGTTTTCACCTACGGCATCTACAGGCTGATTCACCGCCCGCTGCTGAAGCTGATCCGGGGATTCCGGGCCATGGAGCGCGGAGACATGATGACACGGATCGAGCATGGCCGCGGCGACGAATTCGGTTATTTATACGGCCAGTTCAATCAGATGCAGCACCGGCTTCACGAGCTGATCGAGGACAACTACGTGCAGCGCATCCGCACCCAGGACGCAGAGCTGAAGCATCTGCAATCGCAAATCGCCCCGCATTTCCTGTATAACAGCCTCTTTACCATCAAGCAGATGGCCGAGCTGGAAAATACCGAAGACATCAAGGTTTTTTCGGATTATTTGGGCGCGTATTTCCGCTTTATGACGCGGGATTTCAACAAGGAGGTGCCGATCGGCGACGAAACGGAGCATGCGCTCGTCTACCTGCGCATCCAGGAAATCCGGTTTTCGAACCGGATCGCGATCGAAGCCGAGCCGCTGCCGGACGAATTCCGCTCCATCCGGGTGCCCCGCATCATTTTGCAGCCGATTCTCGAAAACGCATTCAAACACGGGCTCGCGAACAAAACGTCCGGCGGCCTGCTGAGACTGGCCGCAGGGTCGGTCGGCCGAACGCTGGCGCTGACGGTCGAAGACAACGGGAACGGGCTGGGGGACGAGCGGCTGCGGCAGCTGCAGGAGCGGCTTGCCGGCATTTCGGCGTCCGGCTTGGACGGGGAGACGACCGGCCTATTCAACGTTCACCACCGGCTGCGCATCCGCTTCGGGCCGGAATACGGCCTCGAGTTGTCCAGAAGTCCGCTTGGCGGTTTGAGATGCGACATTCGGCTGCCCGTCCGCCCATGA
- a CDS encoding ABC transporter permease, which produces MAQTRKRFRRNGALHLMLVPGLALIALFSYLPMLGVSIAFQDFNPIVGFADANWVGLDNFEYMVALPDFMPAVRNTVIISVMKIVAGIVVPVVAALMLNEVRSMLFKRYVQTVIYMPHFFSWVILGGIVIDILSPSEGIVNGLIKAFGGNPVSFLSSNDWFRYVLVVTDQWKEFGFNTIVYLAALTSVNPNLYEAAVVDGASRWRQTWHITLPGIRPVIVLVGTLSLGNVLNGGFDQVFNLYSPSVYETGDILDTLVYRIGIVQTQYAVAAAVGLIKSVVSLGLIGLGYWLAYRFAKYRIF; this is translated from the coding sequence ATGGCGCAAACTCGAAAACGCTTTCGCAGAAACGGGGCGCTCCATCTGATGCTCGTGCCCGGACTCGCGCTGATCGCGCTCTTCAGCTACTTGCCGATGCTGGGGGTCAGCATCGCTTTTCAGGATTTCAATCCGATCGTCGGCTTCGCGGACGCAAACTGGGTCGGCCTGGACAACTTCGAATATATGGTCGCGCTGCCGGACTTTATGCCCGCGGTCCGCAACACCGTCATCATCTCGGTCATGAAAATCGTCGCCGGCATCGTCGTGCCGGTCGTGGCGGCGCTCATGCTGAACGAAGTCCGGTCGATGCTGTTCAAGCGCTACGTTCAGACGGTCATTTATATGCCGCATTTTTTTTCCTGGGTCATTCTCGGCGGGATCGTCATCGATATTCTGTCGCCTAGCGAAGGGATCGTCAACGGCCTCATCAAAGCGTTCGGAGGCAACCCGGTGTCGTTTCTCTCCAGCAACGACTGGTTCCGGTACGTCCTCGTCGTTACGGATCAATGGAAGGAGTTCGGTTTCAATACGATCGTGTATCTCGCCGCGCTCACCTCGGTCAATCCGAACCTGTACGAGGCAGCCGTCGTCGACGGAGCGAGCCGCTGGCGGCAGACGTGGCACATTACGCTGCCGGGCATCCGGCCGGTCATCGTGCTCGTCGGCACGCTCAGTCTCGGCAACGTTCTGAACGGCGGCTTCGACCAGGTGTTCAACCTGTACAGCCCGAGCGTCTACGAGACCGGGGACATCCTCGATACGCTCGTGTACCGGATCGGGATCGTCCAGACGCAATACGCCGTCGCGGCCGCGGTCGGCCTCATCAAATCGGTCGTTTCGCTCGGCCTGATCGGCCTGGGCTATTGGCTCGCCTACCGGTTTGCCAAGTACCGCATCTTTTGA